Proteins from a genomic interval of Acidobacteriota bacterium:
- a CDS encoding beta-ketoacyl-[acyl-carrier-protein] synthase family protein — MSVPPRVVVTGLGMATALGLSVAENWDKARRGETGIRRLADPVDARSPLQAAGAVTTADRARIARAFPEAAAAEERRTQFALWAAAAALHDAGLPVGHARCGVALGAGLGVIRMEDITRWLDPAGAFDTARFGAELDQLHPESSGRHGHDRATACVAARFGLGGGCVTVTTACASAAQAIGSAWRAIRRGDAPVMLAGGADSMIHPLGLVNFVLLGAAATGGDDPATLCRPFDRRRGGLVMGEGAGVVVLEDERSARDRGARIYAELAGYASSMDAYRATAPDPEGRGAAAAMRGALAAAGLAPDAVDYINAHGTGTKLNDVAETIAIKSVFGPHAAQLAVSSSKPLFGHLLAACGGPEFILTVLSVAEDTVHPTLNLTRPDPKCDLDYVPGAARHLSVRAALSNSFGFGGQNACLAVRKAPPTEGGA; from the coding sequence ATGAGCGTTCCACCCCGCGTCGTCGTCACCGGACTCGGCATGGCCACCGCCCTGGGCCTCTCCGTCGCCGAAAACTGGGACAAGGCCCGGCGGGGCGAGACGGGCATCCGCCGCCTTGCCGACCCCGTCGACGCACGATCTCCCCTCCAGGCGGCCGGCGCCGTGACGACCGCCGACCGGGCACGGATCGCGCGGGCATTCCCCGAAGCGGCCGCCGCCGAGGAGCGACGCACCCAGTTCGCGCTCTGGGCCGCGGCCGCCGCGCTCCACGACGCCGGCCTGCCCGTCGGCCACGCCCGCTGCGGCGTCGCTCTGGGGGCGGGGCTAGGCGTGATCCGGATGGAGGACATCACCCGCTGGCTCGATCCAGCCGGCGCGTTCGACACGGCCCGCTTCGGCGCCGAGCTGGACCAACTGCATCCCGAATCCTCGGGCCGCCACGGCCACGACCGTGCCACCGCGTGCGTGGCTGCCCGCTTCGGCCTCGGCGGCGGCTGCGTCACCGTCACCACGGCCTGCGCCTCGGCGGCGCAGGCCATCGGCTCGGCCTGGCGGGCGATCCGGCGCGGCGACGCCCCTGTCATGCTGGCCGGCGGGGCGGATTCCATGATTCACCCGCTGGGTCTGGTGAACTTTGTGCTGCTCGGCGCCGCCGCCACCGGCGGCGACGATCCGGCCACCCTGTGCCGCCCGTTCGACCGGCGGCGCGGCGGCCTGGTCATGGGCGAGGGCGCCGGCGTGGTGGTGCTGGAGGACGAGCGGTCCGCCCGCGACCGGGGCGCCCGCATCTACGCCGAGCTCGCCGGCTACGCCTCTTCCATGGACGCCTATCGGGCCACCGCGCCCGATCCGGAGGGACGCGGCGCGGCCGCCGCGATGCGCGGCGCACTGGCCGCCGCCGGCCTCGCCCCCGACGCCGTCGACTACATCAACGCCCACGGCACGGGCACCAAGCTCAACGACGTCGCTGAGACCATCGCCATCAAGTCCGTGTTTGGTCCGCACGCCGCGCAGCTGGCCGTCAGCTCCAGCAAACCGCTGTTCGGACATCTGCTGGCGGCGTGCGGCGGGCCGGAGTTCATTCTGACCGTGCTCAGCGTGGCCGAGGACACCGTCCATCCCACCCTGAACCTGACCCGGCCCGACCCAAAGTGCGACCTGGACTACGTCCCCGGCGCGGCCCGACACCTGAGCGTGCGGGCGGCGTTGTCCAACAGCTTCGGTTTCGGCGGCCAGAACGCCTGCCTGGCGGTGCGCAAAGCGCCGCCGACGGAAGGAGGGGCTTGA
- a CDS encoding 3-oxoacyl-ACP reductase FabG, with protein sequence MDLSGRTALVTGASRGIGRAIARALAEAGADVLINYARSATAAQELAAEIASLGRRAEAVAADVADPAAVEAMFERLAATWGSLDILVNNAGVIRDNLVGGMDVADWDRVQSVNLRGAFLCTRAAAALMVPRHAGKIVNVASVSALRGGRGQTNYAAAKGGLLAFTRACAVELAPKGIQVNAVVPGLIATDMSARVRQRAGERLLQSIPAGRFGEPADVAPAVVFLASPAADYISGQALGVDGGMTVA encoded by the coding sequence ATCGATCTGAGCGGCCGGACGGCACTGGTCACCGGCGCCTCGCGGGGCATCGGCCGGGCCATCGCCCGGGCGCTGGCCGAGGCCGGCGCCGATGTCCTGATCAACTACGCGCGCTCCGCCACCGCGGCCCAGGAGCTCGCGGCGGAGATCGCCTCGCTGGGCCGGCGCGCCGAGGCGGTCGCCGCCGACGTGGCCGACCCGGCGGCGGTGGAGGCCATGTTCGAGCGACTGGCCGCGACCTGGGGCTCGCTGGACATTTTGGTGAACAACGCCGGCGTTATCCGCGACAACTTGGTGGGCGGTATGGACGTGGCCGACTGGGACCGCGTCCAGTCGGTGAATCTGCGGGGGGCGTTCCTCTGCACCCGCGCCGCCGCAGCCCTGATGGTGCCGCGCCACGCCGGCAAGATCGTCAACGTCGCGTCGGTGAGCGCGCTGCGCGGCGGACGCGGCCAGACCAACTATGCTGCCGCCAAGGGCGGCCTGCTGGCCTTCACCCGGGCCTGCGCCGTGGAGCTCGCCCCCAAGGGGATCCAGGTCAACGCCGTGGTGCCCGGGTTGATCGCCACCGACATGAGCGCCCGCGTGCGCCAGCGCGCCGGCGAGCGGCTGCTGCAGTCCATCCCCGCCGGCCGGTTCGGCGAGCCGGCCGACGTGGCCCCGGCGGTGGTCTTCCTGGCCTCGCCGGCGGCTGACTACATTTCCGGCCAGGCGCTGGGGGTCGACGGCGGCATGACCGTCGCCTGA
- a CDS encoding lysophospholipid acyltransferase family protein, with protein sequence MAEPRPGAAPPPLLRRVRWRLEFAGVWTGIQLARFLPTGVHQTVINPIAWTAWHLMAQRREIALDNLRHALGAEMSDAQLTAVARRSFRLLANTLPEVVKLRDALMGPGARDHLYRHAPHLVAVFEKARALHESCHGCIFVTPHLGNWELLPYISAALDIPMAVVVRPLDNPHIERLLYQSRRDTGQMFLPKRNSMLPLQHLLRQGRSLGLLPDQSTIKGVPAPFFGRPALTTPVPALLAMRNERPIVVAACCWRDDGRFVGYVSDPIHPAPDAGEKAEVLRLTTAMNREMEALIRRHPEQYFWMHRRWKTYD encoded by the coding sequence GTGGCTGAGCCTCGCCCCGGCGCCGCCCCGCCTCCCCTCCTCCGGCGCGTTCGCTGGCGCCTGGAGTTCGCGGGGGTCTGGACGGGGATCCAACTGGCTCGCTTCCTCCCCACCGGCGTACACCAGACCGTCATTAATCCCATCGCCTGGACCGCCTGGCACCTGATGGCACAGCGCCGCGAAATCGCTCTGGACAATCTGCGCCACGCGCTGGGCGCCGAGATGTCCGACGCGCAGCTCACGGCCGTCGCCCGGCGCAGTTTCCGGCTGCTGGCCAACACGCTGCCCGAGGTGGTCAAGCTGCGTGACGCCCTGATGGGTCCCGGGGCGCGAGACCACCTCTACCGCCACGCGCCCCACCTCGTCGCCGTCTTTGAGAAGGCGCGCGCGCTGCACGAATCCTGCCACGGCTGCATCTTCGTCACGCCCCACCTCGGCAACTGGGAGCTGTTGCCGTACATCAGCGCGGCGCTGGACATCCCCATGGCCGTGGTGGTGCGTCCTCTGGACAACCCCCACATCGAGCGACTGCTCTACCAGAGCCGTCGCGACACCGGCCAGATGTTCTTGCCCAAGCGCAATTCCATGCTGCCGCTGCAGCACCTGCTCCGGCAGGGACGCTCGCTGGGCCTGCTGCCCGACCAGAGCACCATCAAGGGAGTCCCCGCGCCCTTCTTCGGCCGGCCGGCCCTGACCACGCCGGTGCCGGCGCTGTTGGCGATGCGCAACGAGCGGCCCATCGTCGTGGCCGCATGCTGCTGGCGGGACGACGGCCGATTCGTCGGCTACGTCAGCGACCCGATCCACCCGGCGCCGGACGCGGGCGAGAAGGCCGAGGTGCTGCGCCTCACCACAGCGATGAACCGCGAGATGGAAGCGCTGATCCGGCGCCATCCGGAGCAGTACTTCTGGATGCACCGACGGTGGAAGACGTACGATTGA
- a CDS encoding sigma-54-dependent Fis family transcriptional regulator: MSGATILVVDDEKNQRELLANFLRDLGYTVHAAAGRAEAFRVLERERVDLVLSDYTLGDGTGADILEHVRRTNPLVQFILFTAFGSVKRAVDFMKQGAADYLAKPLDLDELEVKVRKIVQQKTILEENKALRENLERRQEFANIIFKSRAMEEVVNVALRAAQSTATVLIIAESGTGKELLARAIHFASPRADGKFVAVNCSALNDHILESELFGHEKGAFTGADRRRLGRFEEAAGGTLFLDEIGEIPASLQVKLLRVLQEKTIQRLGSNENIPVDFRLIAATNRDLPELARRGEFRSDLFYRLNVIRLEIPPLRRRKEDIPGLIDHFIHTFAAANARPVDGVSPEAMHLLMRHDFPGNVRELENMVERAVVLARTSRLQPEDFPELTGAGGASLTDELFHLPLPQAVAALERHRISEALEAAGHVQIRAAEALGMTERNLRYKMEKYGIAARRK; encoded by the coding sequence ATGAGCGGGGCGACGATTCTGGTGGTGGACGACGAGAAAAACCAGCGCGAGCTGCTGGCGAACTTTCTGCGCGACCTGGGCTATACGGTGCACGCGGCTGCAGGTCGGGCCGAGGCCTTTCGGGTCCTCGAGCGGGAACGGGTCGACCTGGTGCTGTCCGACTACACGCTGGGCGACGGCACCGGCGCCGACATTCTGGAGCATGTCCGCCGCACCAATCCGCTCGTCCAGTTCATCCTTTTCACGGCGTTCGGTTCGGTGAAGCGGGCGGTGGATTTCATGAAGCAGGGCGCGGCCGACTATCTGGCCAAGCCGCTGGACCTGGATGAGCTGGAAGTCAAGGTCCGAAAGATCGTGCAGCAGAAAACAATTCTGGAAGAAAACAAGGCCCTCCGGGAGAACCTGGAGCGGCGGCAGGAGTTCGCCAATATCATTTTCAAGAGCCGGGCGATGGAGGAGGTTGTCAACGTGGCGCTGCGGGCGGCCCAGTCCACCGCCACCGTCCTCATCATCGCCGAGAGCGGCACCGGCAAGGAGCTGCTGGCCCGGGCGATTCACTTCGCCTCGCCGCGGGCGGACGGCAAGTTCGTCGCCGTCAACTGCTCGGCGCTGAACGATCACATATTGGAAAGCGAGCTGTTCGGCCACGAGAAGGGCGCGTTCACCGGCGCGGATCGCCGGCGGCTGGGCCGGTTCGAGGAGGCCGCCGGCGGCACCCTGTTCCTGGATGAGATCGGCGAGATCCCCGCCTCGCTCCAGGTCAAGCTGTTGCGGGTGCTGCAGGAAAAGACCATCCAACGGTTGGGGAGCAATGAAAACATCCCCGTGGACTTCCGCCTCATCGCCGCCACCAACCGGGACCTGCCGGAGTTGGCTCGGCGAGGGGAGTTCCGCAGCGATCTGTTTTACCGGCTGAATGTGATCCGCCTGGAGATTCCGCCGCTGCGGCGTCGCAAGGAGGACATCCCCGGCCTCATCGACCATTTCATCCACACGTTCGCCGCCGCCAACGCCCGGCCGGTCGACGGCGTTTCGCCGGAGGCGATGCACCTGCTCATGCGCCATGATTTTCCCGGTAATGTCCGCGAGCTGGAGAACATGGTGGAACGGGCGGTGGTGCTGGCGCGGACCAGCCGGCTGCAGCCGGAAGACTTTCCGGAGCTGACCGGCGCGGGCGGCGCGTCACTGACCGACGAGCTGTTCCATCTGCCGCTGCCGCAGGCGGTGGCGGCGCTGGAACGGCACCGGATCAGCGAGGCGCTTGAGGCAGCCGGCCATGTCCAGATCCGGGCGGCCGAGGCGCTGGGCATGACCGAACGCAACCTGCGTTACAAGATGGAAAAATATGGCATCGCGGCCAGGCGAAAATGA
- a CDS encoding beta-hydroxyacyl-ACP dehydratase: MRFYLVDQILEIKPGAAIIGVKNVAMSEDVMEFHFPGNPVMPGVLLVEALAQLAGWLEASESDFIRWFVPDTVRRAAFYGFARPGDQVRLEVTALPHPADGRRAYSGVGTVGGRKVAAAEFEGPSLPLMELDDPEAQRRLFRRLTRAEEW, from the coding sequence ATGCGTTTTTATCTCGTGGACCAGATCCTGGAGATCAAACCCGGCGCCGCCATCATCGGCGTCAAGAACGTCGCCATGAGCGAGGATGTGATGGAGTTCCACTTCCCGGGCAATCCGGTCATGCCGGGCGTTCTGCTCGTGGAGGCGCTCGCCCAGCTCGCCGGCTGGCTCGAGGCGTCCGAATCGGATTTCATCCGCTGGTTCGTACCCGACACCGTCCGGCGCGCCGCGTTCTACGGCTTCGCCCGGCCCGGCGACCAGGTCCGGCTGGAGGTCACGGCGCTGCCCCATCCCGCCGACGGCCGCCGCGCCTACTCCGGCGTCGGCACCGTGGGCGGGCGCAAGGTGGCGGCGGCCGAGTTCGAGGGCCCCAGCCTGCCGCTGATGGAGCTGGACGATCCCGAGGCCCAGCGGCGGCTGTTCCGCCGTCTGACCCGCGCGGAGGAGTGGTGA